Proteins encoded together in one Onychomys torridus chromosome 1, mOncTor1.1, whole genome shotgun sequence window:
- the Snrpa1 gene encoding U2 small nuclear ribonucleoprotein A': protein MVKLTAELIEQAAQYTNAVRDRELDLRGYKIPVIENLGATLDQFDAIDFSDNEIRKLDGFPLLRRLRTLLVNNNRICRIGEGLDQALPCLTELILTNNSLVELGDLDPLASLKSLTYLSILRNPVTNKKHYRLYVIYKVPQVRVLDFQKVKLKERQEAEKMFKGKRGAQLAKDIARRSKTFNPGAGLPTDKKKGGPSAGDVEAIKNAIANASTLAEVERLKGLLQSGQIPGRERRSGPSDDGEEEMEEDTVTNGS from the exons ATGGTGAAGCTGACGGCGGAGCTGATCGAGCAGGCGGCGCAGTACACCAATGCTGTGCGGGACCGCGAGCTGGACCTTCGCG GATATAAAATTCCTGTCATTGAAAATCTAGGTGCTACTTTAGACCAGTTTGATGCTATTGATTTTTCTGACAATGAGATCAGAAAACTGGATGGCTTTCCTTTATTGAGAAGACTGAGAACATTATTAGTGAACAACAACAGAATTTG ccgAATAGGTGAGGGACTTGATCAGGCTCTTCCCTGTCTGACAGAGCTCATCCTCACCAACAACAGTCTAGTGGAACTG GGTGATCTGGATCCTTTGGCGTCTCTCAAATCACTGACATATCTAAG CATCCTAAGAAATCCTGTAACAAATAAGAAGCATTACCGACTTTATGTCATCTATAAAGTTCCACAAGTCAGAGTACTGGACTTTCAGAAAGTGAAACTAAAA GAgcgtcaggaagcagagaaaatgttCAAGGGCAAACGGGGTGCACAGCTTGCAAAGGATATTGCCAGGAGAAGCAAAAC TTTTAATCCAGGTGCTGGTTTGCCAACTGACAAAAAGAAAGGTGGGCCATCTGCAGGGGATGTAGAAGCCATCAAG AATGCCATCGCAAACGCATCGACATTGGCAGAGGTTGAGAGGCTGAAGGGCTTGCTACAGTCGGGACAGATACCTGGCAGAGAGCGCAGATCAG GACCAAGTGATGATGGcgaagaagagatggaagaagacACAGTCACAAATGGGTCCTGA